CGGTCACAATCTTCAACAATTGATAAGTATCAAAGGCATTAAAATTAGACAACCAGAAGCGCTGGCAAATATGTCTTTCTAATTCAAACTTATGTACTGCTTCATTCAGACAACACGGATGGCCATATATAATCTTAGTCTAAACTACTGATATTGCGTGTAGCTTAAAAAGATATATGGAGAACAATTATGCCTCTATGCATCCCAATAGATCCACCAGGAATCTCCATTTTTCAATCAACGAGTTACCTAACAAAGCATCAACCTTTTTCCCAAGATTTCTCCAAATAAATCCAACTAGAAATGTTGAACGATTTTAGACAAGTGAACCGGACTATTACTGGCCCAAAGAGAAGCATACTATTTCGGTCAAATTAATTCATACATAGAATCTTTTGCTGAATACCTGGAATGGTCCGAATATTTCTCTCGTGACGAGCTCGAAGTTTTCTTCCTTCAAAATTTCATCAATCGGAACATAAACTGCTGTTGGCTTTAGGGCACCATATATATGTGGTATAGAATGATTCTCCAGAGGTTCACCACCAAAGAGCAGCTTTGAACCTGGTATGCAAAGCAAGCTACTCATGTGATCTAACATTTGTCCAGTCGTAAACTGCAACGAAGAAAGGAACTTAGTCAACAAATGATTTATTGAGGAACATGAAGAGAGGTtgtatagaaaaagaaaaatatcagaATAGCTGACATGTCAAAAACTAGATCCAAACTTCACAATCCAATTTGAGTGATTTCATCCATCCAATTTCGCTAAAAATCAGCATACCAAGTTTCTAATTCCAAAATTCCAGTCATATTTAATTGATCCCCCAATACAAAGGCCAATCGGAAGATCAATTAAGTCAGTGTGGTTCCATAAAGAGACACTGACACATTCTCTAGCACAATTCTCATTCATCAAGGAGAGAAGATCATTCTCCGCAAAAGCACACCTATCATACTTACAGTGAGGACAGGGCCAATAGTTAAATCCTCTAACTTCCGTCTCTCGGCaagatttctcatttttgaAATAAGTGAGGATTTAGACCAGTTCTGCATAAAAGCAAAATGAAGCAAGTTAGAATAATATGACAGCCTGGCCAAACTTCGAAGTTCAATGCTGCTTGATCCACAGATAAAGATTTCTCAAAAATATGCACAAGTGGATCAAAAGCATGTCTGGAGTAGATGATGAAGGTTCTCGTCTTTTATTCACCATGCTTGAGTATGTGCACCTCCTACTGTATAATTGCTACATTATATGAGAAACATTATCTGAAAAACTAACCTCATGCATAAAAAGTATCGACTGAGCAGAGCATTTCTGACCGCTACATGCATATGCATCCTGATCACAAACCCATGCCACATAGTCCACCTTCCAATAAGCAACAAAACAAAGTAAGCAGACTGTTTGCGTGGTAGAAATTCCATCATTGAATATTTCAACATTTCAACGTCTCGCTCAAACCTCTTGAACATCAGGGCCTAGAACTTTCCAGTCAAACCCTGCATCTTCCAACTTTATCTGACCCTTCAGATCAGTTGCCAACTTTTCAGCAACTCTCGAGCTACCAGTGAAAAGAGTCATGCGGGGATTTGCCTATAGAATCAATACAATAgaaaaagtcaaccatttacaTTTCTAAGAGAacgaaattaaattaattttaaaaaccctaattctgTCATCAGCCGTTAAAAGATTTTATATTCATGATAAGCCAATCAGAATAACCAAACCCTCTTTGTCAGAATTCTGTTAGTGTTGTTAGCTATTTCCTTCTTATCAAGACCAAGAAATGGAGAGTACGGACAGAAGCATCCACTTCCTTATTTGCTTAATGATTAAGTCCACTTTTGGTGCATTCATCTGAATCATCACATCATGACAGAACAATGGAAATCATTCCTTCACACAACAAGATACGACCAAGAGAAAACATCAGCCTATTTTCCATCTACATGCTGCAAAAAGTCATCTCTGGTCTCACACTAATTATATATGGATTTAGGCATAAAAAGCAATCTGAATCAGAGGCATGAAACACTTTTCTGATAACTAATATTATACCAACCTCAAATAATAGCCTGTTCATTGTCTTTCCATCAGAATTTATGAAGTCGACGTCTTCCACTGGTAGCCCACAGTGATGAAGCAATCGCATCATTTGCTCCATAACAATACTCACCTATCAAGATAAATCCCGTTGAACATATTTTTACAAAGCATCACGTCatagaagaaacaaaagcaaaaacagattttgacaGGATTCATAATCAGGCCAGTCCCCCAATGCACCCGCTTCTTCCCTATCCCCTTGGCCCCATTCCTCCTACACAAACGGACAGAGTTCGCTGGAATTTGTGTAGATCGTAATTCTAATATTATGTGAATTCCCCCAATTAGTAgtttcaaataaatgaatatatctCATTGGGCAGTTTGACCTTATTACAGCAACAACATTAACATGAAATCAACTTACCTTGCTGTCAACTTTAACAACAGGTTTGTTGCCCATATAGAGTGCACCCATCAACTGCAGAACAGGGATCTCTAGCGGGAAGTTGAAGGGAGTGACAATGGCAACCTACAGGCACAATAAGAATTGCTCATAATGAATAATCTAATTGTCAAAGTGAAGATACTACGATATTCTTGATGAATGAGCAAATGTATCATTTGCTGGAAGCAACACTTGAACTTCCCCAACCAGACACCTCATAAGAacccttttcctttcttaaaaGTCACTGGAGCTCAGAAATAAATTCAGCACTTTGAGAAGGAAAAGGACCATGCAAATGTCCATGAGCCGTGTATGTGCACGTGCATACACATTTGTCTCTCAGCTCTTGACTGCCCTAGATTCTTCTGATTGGAAAAATGAGcttagaaattttatttataccGAATGAATCACTCAAGTACTTGTGGCTGAATAATCATTTCCAGTTAACCATTCTTGATGATGCAACTCCTACTACTCACACCAAAAATTATCTACGCAATCCAAGCTATCTCAAACTACACAATCCACTAGACAAGACTAATttattgaggaagaagaaatcacATGACGGAAGAAAAAATTCTTACAGGGCCATATGGCCAGCGGAAACCATGACTTTGCTGTCCAAGGTGATTTCCAGGTACCCCAAAGGACCTCGCTAAGAAACGAACCTGccaggagaaaaaaatagaaatggcAAACTTAGATATTAGTAGAAGAGAGTGTTTCAAGCACTAAAATGACTTCAGTGACATATACTCCATGTCTTCAGCTGCAGAGAAATCAGGAACTTATGTACGAGAAATCTAATATGGCTTCTCATCTACCGTTCAACATTTTGGCAGGtcaaacagaaaagaaaaacaagaataacCAGAGAAGGGCAAAAATTAGATACTTGAGCAGAAAAAATGGCATTATAAGGTTTCGTTCTGCATTAAAAGTTATGCTCTTTCTGCTATGTTAATGAGCAAAAGATTTGGTTAAATTCTACCTGATCCCCAGAAAAATTCTCCAGAAACTTCTGTGTAACGTAAACTTCACCAAAAGCCTGCTGGTAGCTCTTTGGCGCGACTCTTTGTATTAAACGGGTAAAGAAATCAGAGACCTGAAGTCATAAGTACAACTCTCACATTAAGATCACTCTACAGGAATTAATATCTCAAAAACTTGTTTTATATATATCAACAAAATGGAACCTTTGGCTGTGCAAGCATGTGAGCTGCTTTAGCTGATATATCTCCATACAAAAGATACCTATGTCAAACAAAGAAGTTACCaacctttttaatattctaCTCTCAGAGTCTCAGTTCCAAAATAAACAGTGAAAACAGGAAAGAACTTCAATAacattttctgttgatattCAGTGCAGTGCCTTTCCAAAACCATCTGTTCTGATACAGCAAACCAGAAATTAGAAGTGTAAACTGGATGAGCAGAGCGTACCTTTCAGGTGCTTTAAAGGGATTGTGTAGACCATGTTTTGGGCACTTGGATAAGCTCTCCACAAATGGCTGCACAACCAGCTCATTAAGTTAAGAGAAATGCCAAATGTATGGTATGAAAGTAACTTAGTTAAACAAGGAATCGTAACTTGTGGGGACTGCGGCTAAACTGGCAAAGTCATGTTTGAAACTAAACAACAATGATATGTGAAGTCTGGTTCTAGTCAGTGTTTACACCAGAACAAGCAACAAGTGACACACTTTCACTGATTTACTTTGTCAAGATCATTGATTTCCAGCAAGAAAAAGGAGTTAATACAAGACCAGAACAATAAGATAAAAGTGCGGACCTGTATTTCCGTTTCATCCACCTCAGCAACTTTGATGAAAGGTTCTCCATTTAAAGGATCCAATATCTCGTTCGAATTTTTTGATTTGGTCCAGTTACCCTGCACTGAAGGCAAAAATTCTACATTAGACAGCAAGTGGTAAACTAGCCAAACGTTTAAAGAAAGGTCTGCCGACAATGATCCAATTAGTCAAGGGTAAAGGAAGATGCACTAGTTCATTGCTAAAGCATAGGCACACAAATCCAGAAAATGTCCCAAGTGACTAAAGACAAATGGCAATTGCCTTATTTCATTGAGGGTGGATTTGCTTCATGCTTCATTCCCGAGAGAAAAGGCAAAACTTTTTTGACCACCTACCAAAATTTTCTACTTCAGCAGGTCGTGAACCTGATATTTCCTCCGCATTTACTGTCGCAAACGGTAAAGAATGGAGAGATCTGCTGTGGAAAAGCAACAACATCCACACGTGAGAAACTCAGGAAACCAGCTTTAATCCAGAATCAAAAGTAAACTCGTGGCATTTCTGGGGGATGTGACGTTCCAGTGATTATAACTCGTGGATCAGATATAACATTGACAATCACGTGGCCTTCCTGAGATCTTGGCATTTCCGGGTGATGATGGCTGATGATGGTCATGGagataaaatttcaagaaaacagaGAAGACTCCTTAAGCGAGAGAGACCCACTATCAATAACTTCAAGAAATCGTCAAAGAAGGTCAACGAATTCAACCCCACGAATGGCATCAACCGACAGTCAAACACACGACCCACCCAAGAActgaaaacaaatatataaaaaaagaaagggacgAAGCTTTCTCGCGGGAAACGAGGTGGGGTCAAGGAAAAAGATTGCCTCGAGAGATGGTGGAAGGAACTGAGCCAACTCCGACCGTTCCTCGGACCTCCGATCCTCGCTTGCCTGAAGAGCAGACGCGAACCCATGTCCGGTTCCCGTCAAAGAACGCGAGAGAAATCGGATCGGGGCGCGCGCGCGCGAGAGGAGGAAAGGATTCTCTCCGATCAGGAACGTCGCCAAATCCCAAGTACCCACGTTCGCAAAACCGATGGCGCAACAGACGTGAAAAAAGGGTCGCTCAGCTCTCGTCACTGGGGAAGCATCTGCATCATCCCGACTCCTTTATATCCAAGAACAACGTCCCTGTCATCATCCAAACCCTCGGAAGCAGCTTGCCTTTCTGAGATTACAGGTTCGTGCGGTGGGTTCCACCTGCCTCTGCCTCGGGCCTGCATATGATATTCTGCGGGCCTAGAGCCTGGACTTTAGCCCCTTAGGTTTTGAGTGGCCAGATTTTTTTGGAGAACTTTGGTTAAATTTCTAAAAGCCTCTAAAGATCTTTAGTTCAAAGCTGATTGAGAGGTCCAAGATAGCACTTTTGGAATACAAGTCTTAGTACTGTTCACTATTCATTGGCCTTTTCCACGGTTTGCATAGAGGAGCTGGACGGAGGCCGACAACCGTTGACATTGCCTAGGGTCACCCAAGTCACGTGACCTCAGGCCACACCTGAGGTTGTGGGACGTTAGGCTACCTCGCTTGAGGTTGGGCTATACCCCACGTGAGATTGGATAGTGGTTGTTTTGGCCAGTTGACAGTTGAGCTCCACCGAAAATTATTTGagactttttttaaataaaaaattagcaaaagtcATTAGGAGCCATGCGAGATAAAAGTCTCATGCACGGTTTTAATGAGATAAAGAAGCAATGAATCCTCTTTTCAactctaacttttttttatttttatactaTGCCCAATCCGACAGTTAGTTTTATACATATGAAACCAGCAACGACTCCGAAAACCCCTAAATGCAAAGCCAAATGATGATGAGCAATGTCAATCAACCAAAAACTTTGCATTTGTGGAACTGGAATCCTCCTAGAGCCACCCTCGCGGGGTTCAACTCTAACTTTCCCACTCTAGTTGTTGCTTATCTTTTATACTGTGCACCAAATAAATGACTATTTGAATCGGGGTTTTGGACATAAAAATTCCACTGACTTGTAAAAAGTGGTCGTATAAAATGTAATTTTGACTTAATTTAAACAAATGACATTTAAGTCAAAATTACTTCtcaatgtatttttaaaatatacttTTCaaatgttatttgcattttggaaccCTTTTTACCAAAgacctttgcattttcccaaaatattcAACCAAAGTTGAATCAAATGCACCTTAAATTCTTGGTCAAATACTAAGTTGAACCCGAGTCCACATGAATTGAGTCTATCATGACTTTGATCATGTAAGGAAGCCTCTAGGGAATGGAGTCTCACATCGCTTGGGAGAAGCCAACCTACTCTACATATAACCTCAAAAGTTGCCCCCACCTCACAAGAACTCTTTTGGGGATGAGAATCTTAGTTGGTACCAGAGCCAGGTTTGATGAATCCAGCTAGAATTTTAAGCCCCAATGGAAGGGAGTCCCAAATCACTTGGGAGAAGTCTATCCACTTTGCATATAAACTCCACGGCTGCCCTCATCTCACAAGTTTTGGATCCATGAACCCGAGTCAAGTAAGAAATTTCTTCTAGTTTTCGGACGAAGAATCTATTATCTCGATGAATTAATATTCtcgaaaaaaaatatagatatataattgtttcttcttgttcttttgcaCTAAAGTTAGTCGATCGTGGTTCACTCAATTTAAAATTTCCCCTTTTATTCCAATTAGACCCGACATCCATCGATTATCTATAGAAATTTTAATCGACAAATTATTCGCATAATTTTTCCAGTCTTATGACGATAATTTAAGAATTCTTAGAGGAGAGATCATACTCAAACTCACATTTGGAGAATAGTATAGGAATTAAGATAATACAAATTACTTGCATTTTGACAATAATTGCATAATTAACTAGTGAGCTCATCGGAAAGGGCCAAATCATGTTGCTGACGATAGAATATGATTAGCCAAGGGTGGAT
The nucleotide sequence above comes from Eucalyptus grandis isolate ANBG69807.140 chromosome 2, ASM1654582v1, whole genome shotgun sequence. Encoded proteins:
- the LOC104419202 gene encoding probable aldehyde dehydrogenase isoform X1, which translates into the protein MGSRLLFRQARIGGPRNGRSWLSSFHHLSSRSLHSLPFATVNAEEISGSRPAEVENFVQGNWTKSKNSNEILDPLNGEPFIKVAEVDETEIQPFVESLSKCPKHGLHNPFKAPERYLLYGDISAKAAHMLAQPKVSDFFTRLIQRVAPKSYQQAFGEVYVTQKFLENFSGDQVRFLARSFGVPGNHLGQQSHGFRWPYGPVAIVTPFNFPLEIPVLQLMGALYMGNKPVVKVDSKVSIVMEQMMRLLHHCGLPVEDVDFINSDGKTMNRLLFEANPRMTLFTGSSRVAEKLATDLKGQIKLEDAGFDWKVLGPDVQEVDYVAWVCDQDAYACSGQKCSAQSILFMHENWSKSSLISKMRNLAERRKLEDLTIGPVLTFTTGQMLDHMSSLLCIPGSKLLFGGEPLENHSIPHIYGALKPTAVYVPIDEILKEENFELVTREIFGPFQIVTEYKDDQLPKILDVLERMHAHLTAAVVSNDPLFLQEVIGKTVNGTTYAGLRARTTGAPQNHWFGPAGDPRGAGIGTPEAIKLVWSCHREIIYDFGPLPKHWEVPPPT
- the LOC104419202 gene encoding probable aldehyde dehydrogenase isoform X2, which gives rise to MGSRLLFRQARIGGPRNGRSWLSSFHHLSRSLHSLPFATVNAEEISGSRPAEVENFVQGNWTKSKNSNEILDPLNGEPFIKVAEVDETEIQPFVESLSKCPKHGLHNPFKAPERYLLYGDISAKAAHMLAQPKVSDFFTRLIQRVAPKSYQQAFGEVYVTQKFLENFSGDQVRFLARSFGVPGNHLGQQSHGFRWPYGPVAIVTPFNFPLEIPVLQLMGALYMGNKPVVKVDSKVSIVMEQMMRLLHHCGLPVEDVDFINSDGKTMNRLLFEANPRMTLFTGSSRVAEKLATDLKGQIKLEDAGFDWKVLGPDVQEVDYVAWVCDQDAYACSGQKCSAQSILFMHENWSKSSLISKMRNLAERRKLEDLTIGPVLTFTTGQMLDHMSSLLCIPGSKLLFGGEPLENHSIPHIYGALKPTAVYVPIDEILKEENFELVTREIFGPFQIVTEYKDDQLPKILDVLERMHAHLTAAVVSNDPLFLQEVIGKTVNGTTYAGLRARTTGAPQNHWFGPAGDPRGAGIGTPEAIKLVWSCHREIIYDFGPLPKHWEVPPPT
- the LOC104419202 gene encoding delta-1-pyrroline-5-carboxylate dehydrogenase 12A1, mitochondrial isoform X3, whose product is MQGNWTKSKNSNEILDPLNGEPFIKVAEVDETEIQPFVESLSKCPKHGLHNPFKAPERYLLYGDISAKAAHMLAQPKVSDFFTRLIQRVAPKSYQQAFGEVYVTQKFLENFSGDQVRFLARSFGVPGNHLGQQSHGFRWPYGPVAIVTPFNFPLEIPVLQLMGALYMGNKPVVKVDSKVSIVMEQMMRLLHHCGLPVEDVDFINSDGKTMNRLLFEANPRMTLFTGSSRVAEKLATDLKGQIKLEDAGFDWKVLGPDVQEVDYVAWVCDQDAYACSGQKCSAQSILFMHENWSKSSLISKMRNLAERRKLEDLTIGPVLTFTTGQMLDHMSSLLCIPGSKLLFGGEPLENHSIPHIYGALKPTAVYVPIDEILKEENFELVTREIFGPFQIVTEYKDDQLPKILDVLERMHAHLTAAVVSNDPLFLQEVIGKTVNGTTYAGLRARTTGAPQNHWFGPAGDPRGAGIGTPEAIKLVWSCHREIIYDFGPLPKHWEVPPPT